Proteins found in one Miscanthus floridulus cultivar M001 chromosome 4, ASM1932011v1, whole genome shotgun sequence genomic segment:
- the LOC136551602 gene encoding cyclin-P4-1-like, with protein MAAAAAIGLCEDDRGIPRSLPLLAALVEEDARLHAAAAAAAASQPAGSDLVRAFRGRTVPKVPIRDFLERIYVLVRSEAATGQVIRVDGTCFVLAGVYLTRFIGSHAARVAGIVVEPSTAHRLVAVALFLGGHSPKNWAAVFEAASDRAIRTGEIAGLEERFLRAISSRLFVDGYEFKCFCGVLEKVPLPPRGSCASRKRQADAMAGDEEEEHRRVRTCLPPPTVMSN; from the coding sequence atggccgccgctgccgccatcgGCCTGTGCGAGGACGACCGGGGGATCCCCCGATCTCTCCCCCTCCTCGCAGCGCTCGTCGAGGAGGATGCCcgcctccacgccgccgccgccgccgccgccgcctcccaacCCGCCGGAAGCGATCTGGTCCGCGCCTTCCGCGGGCGGACGGTTCCCAAGGTGCCAATCCGGGACTTCCTCGAGCGGATCTATGTGCTGGTTCggtcggaggccgccaccggACAAGTGATCCGCGTCGACGGTACGTGTTTCGTGCTCGCTGGCGTTTATCTGACGCGATTCATCGGCAGCCACGCGGCGCGGGTGGCGGGGATCGTGGTGGAGCCGTCCACCGCGCACCGGCTGGTGGCTGTCGCGCTTTTCCTCGGCGGACACTCCCCCAAGAACTGGGCCGCCGTGTTCGAGGCCGCCTCAGACCGCGCGATCCGCACCGGCGAGATCGCAGGCCTAGAGGAGCGGTTCTTGCGCGCGATCAGCTCCCGCTTGTTCGTGGACGGCTACGAGTTCAAGTGCTTCTGCGGGGTGCTGGAGAAGGTGCCCCTGCCGCCGCGCGGGAGCTGCGCCAGTAGGAAGAGGCAGGCGGACGCCATGGCCGGAGACGAAGAGGAGGAGCACCGCCGCGTCCGCACTTGCCTGCCACCACCCACCGTGATGTCCAATTAG